In a genomic window of Corynebacterium coyleae:
- the gluQRS gene encoding tRNA glutamyl-Q(34) synthetase GluQRS, producing MAVFQGPAGRYAPSPSGDLHFGNLRTAVLAWLFARQSGRKFFLRVEDIDSERSSAESALRQIEDLEALGLDFDPPVLYQHDRGDAYADALARLDTYECYCTRRDIREAASAPHAQPGMYPGTCRDLTEEQRALRRRDLADEGRLPAIRLRAHVREWTVEDFYHGAYTGPVDDVILKRGGRVDQAQAGDWAYNLAVVVDDGFQGVDQVVRGDDLLFSAPAQAYLADQLSLVTPFYIHVPLVVGPGGRRLAKRDGAVTLREMLADKRQSDIVRDIAGSLGYGQVDSVNGLLDVFEPSQLSRDPWTWESL from the coding sequence ATGGCTGTTTTCCAAGGTCCTGCTGGTCGCTATGCGCCGAGTCCGAGCGGCGATCTCCATTTTGGCAATTTGCGTACGGCGGTGTTGGCGTGGTTGTTTGCTCGCCAAAGCGGCCGGAAGTTCTTTTTGCGTGTGGAGGATATTGATTCGGAGCGTTCATCCGCGGAGTCGGCGCTGCGCCAGATTGAGGACTTGGAGGCGCTCGGCCTCGACTTCGATCCTCCGGTGCTCTACCAGCACGATCGCGGGGACGCGTATGCAGATGCGCTGGCTCGCCTGGATACGTATGAGTGTTATTGCACGCGCCGGGATATCCGCGAGGCGGCATCCGCGCCGCATGCGCAGCCGGGGATGTATCCGGGGACGTGTCGTGATCTCACGGAGGAGCAGCGTGCTTTACGACGACGCGACCTCGCCGACGAGGGCCGCCTCCCCGCAATCCGTCTGCGGGCCCACGTGCGTGAGTGGACGGTTGAGGATTTCTACCACGGTGCCTACACGGGGCCGGTTGATGATGTGATTTTGAAGCGCGGCGGGCGTGTGGATCAGGCGCAGGCGGGGGATTGGGCGTACAACTTGGCGGTCGTTGTGGACGACGGTTTTCAGGGGGTGGATCAGGTTGTGCGAGGCGACGATTTGTTGTTTTCTGCCCCGGCACAAGCGTATTTGGCTGATCAACTTTCTCTCGTGACGCCTTTTTATATTCACGTTCCGCTTGTGGTGGGGCCAGGGGGTCGTCGATTAGCAAAGCGCGATGGTGCTGTCACCTTGCGGGAGATGTTGGCCGATAAACGTCAGTCCGACATTGTGCGTGATATTGCCGGGTCGCTCGGATATGGCCAGGTAGATAGCGTGAATGGTTTGTTGGATGTGTTCGAACCGTCACAACTGTCGCGCGACCCATGGACGTGGGAATCTTTGTAA
- a CDS encoding YPDG domain-containing protein, protein MISKKIAASTVALALGASAVVAPQATALPEEFTSPPGRTANPQQGACAVVLDQNITTVNPGVALKTTQNGVSVGVGLDEVDNAFVPWVSVSADSERVFQSGTAFIVVENVGTQDATHSYKLEALKKGSVEIKRKGNEPVEMLDVNEVALIDQESFSLKRDQKRTAVVRLAVDSNQQAQTWAWKVNNPTILAAEKTRVSPTVQIEVAPWVFETDDCAPIVASEQQSQAIIADGNEYDTGITVANAENDYQRLTGNVSIAGKKIEGAKVRVDDTGKVYVTLPKGATGSVDDDKAAKVDVEIIANPREATKDEDFDAYKNPQVLRVATEDGVVDQDTPKFTGSVPVAKFAPAYNTPNTVKPGSSVDVALKAQPGDVRGIAVDATYTVVDAPEGWTAEPAKDGTLKVTAPKGAKHGDTATFTVDVTYADGSKDTIDTVVTVRETDANLNTPGYGETYGKVGVEVSLEQNNKNLPEGSTFTITPGQDLGDWVPKVDPTTGTITVTIPGSAKPGDVKTILVDVTYPDGSVDKNVPAKVIVHGAPEYPEVEKTPGQNATLKPKKDDVPGGSTYEITPGQDLEEWNPQIDAKTGDITVTVPKTAKDGDEKIIDVTVTYPSGKTDVVPAKVTVKVPDTQPGNGTDNTTPGDNNNTTTVIVVYPGQKTEVPPPNGSGEWKIPDNPKIPEGWKVEVNPSTGNLTITPPADVKPGTNITIPVEVKTPDGKTTIVEIPVKTDNGSIPNDPGQKQPQNLVSDQGSSENLKKCFDSMSSENNPLLWLVPLGLLIAIGAPLAGPLGAELGKAAANVSEKMNIPNPLEQFGLGGETNRRPQPEWMRQIQVEADRLQQQFGPEVTQAAAIGLSLAGLAAGIGILAALCKDGELPEWAQSSKSDAKGSSNKGEGKSDGKETEETA, encoded by the coding sequence ATGATTTCGAAGAAGATTGCTGCGAGCACCGTTGCGCTTGCCCTCGGTGCTTCGGCTGTTGTCGCCCCGCAAGCAACCGCGCTGCCAGAAGAATTCACAAGCCCTCCGGGTCGGACCGCGAACCCACAGCAGGGCGCATGTGCTGTTGTGTTGGATCAGAACATCACCACGGTGAACCCTGGCGTGGCGCTGAAGACAACCCAAAACGGGGTCAGCGTGGGTGTTGGCCTCGACGAGGTAGACAACGCTTTCGTGCCGTGGGTGAGCGTAAGCGCTGACAGTGAGCGGGTGTTTCAATCCGGCACGGCGTTCATCGTTGTTGAAAACGTAGGTACGCAGGATGCAACCCACTCCTACAAGCTTGAAGCTCTGAAGAAGGGCTCCGTTGAGATCAAGCGCAAGGGCAATGAGCCCGTTGAGATGCTTGATGTCAACGAGGTTGCGCTGATTGATCAGGAGTCGTTTTCGCTGAAGCGTGATCAGAAGCGCACGGCCGTTGTGAGGCTGGCTGTGGACAGCAATCAGCAGGCGCAGACGTGGGCCTGGAAGGTCAATAATCCGACGATCTTGGCGGCTGAGAAGACCCGCGTCAGCCCAACTGTGCAGATTGAAGTCGCCCCGTGGGTATTTGAGACCGATGACTGCGCGCCAATTGTTGCTTCTGAGCAGCAGTCCCAGGCGATCATCGCGGACGGCAATGAGTACGACACCGGCATCACGGTGGCCAATGCGGAGAACGACTACCAACGTTTGACCGGCAACGTTTCCATCGCTGGCAAGAAGATCGAGGGTGCCAAGGTGCGTGTCGACGACACCGGCAAGGTCTACGTCACCCTCCCCAAGGGCGCGACCGGTTCGGTTGATGACGACAAGGCGGCGAAGGTTGATGTGGAGATCATCGCGAACCCTCGCGAGGCCACCAAGGACGAGGATTTCGACGCCTACAAGAACCCACAGGTACTGCGCGTTGCAACCGAGGACGGCGTTGTTGATCAGGACACGCCGAAGTTCACCGGTTCCGTCCCCGTTGCCAAGTTTGCTCCCGCCTACAACACGCCGAACACGGTCAAGCCGGGTAGCTCCGTTGATGTCGCGTTGAAGGCACAGCCTGGCGACGTCCGCGGCATCGCCGTCGACGCCACCTACACCGTCGTCGACGCACCGGAAGGGTGGACCGCCGAACCAGCCAAGGACGGCACGCTGAAGGTCACCGCCCCGAAGGGTGCGAAGCACGGCGATACCGCCACGTTCACCGTGGACGTCACCTACGCCGACGGTTCCAAGGACACCATCGACACGGTGGTGACGGTGCGCGAGACCGATGCAAACCTGAACACCCCGGGCTACGGCGAGACCTACGGCAAGGTCGGGGTGGAGGTCAGCCTCGAGCAGAACAACAAGAACCTGCCGGAGGGCTCCACCTTCACCATCACCCCGGGCCAGGACTTGGGCGATTGGGTGCCGAAGGTTGATCCGACAACCGGCACCATCACCGTCACCATCCCGGGCTCCGCAAAGCCTGGCGATGTGAAGACGATCCTGGTCGACGTGACCTACCCGGACGGTTCCGTGGATAAGAACGTTCCGGCGAAGGTCATCGTCCACGGTGCCCCGGAGTACCCGGAGGTAGAGAAGACCCCGGGCCAGAACGCCACCTTGAAGCCGAAGAAGGACGACGTGCCGGGTGGTTCCACCTACGAGATCACCCCGGGCCAGGACCTTGAGGAGTGGAACCCGCAGATCGACGCCAAGACTGGCGACATCACGGTCACCGTGCCGAAGACCGCGAAGGATGGCGACGAGAAAATCATCGACGTCACCGTCACCTACCCGAGCGGCAAGACCGACGTCGTGCCGGCAAAGGTCACGGTGAAGGTCCCGGATACCCAGCCGGGCAACGGCACCGACAACACCACCCCAGGCGACAACAACAACACCACCACCGTGATCGTTGTCTACCCGGGCCAGAAGACGGAGGTTCCGCCGCCGAACGGTTCGGGCGAGTGGAAGATCCCGGACAACCCGAAGATCCCGGAGGGTTGGAAGGTCGAGGTCAACCCAAGCACGGGCAACCTAACCATCACCCCGCCAGCCGACGTGAAGCCGGGCACCAACATCACCATCCCGGTGGAAGTGAAGACACCGGACGGCAAGACCACGATCGTCGAGATCCCGGTCAAGACCGACAACGGTTCCATCCCGAACGACCCAGGCCAGAAGCAGCCGCAGAACCTGGTGTCTGACCAGGGCTCCTCGGAGAACTTGAAGAAGTGCTTCGACAGCATGTCGTCCGAGAACAACCCACTGCTGTGGCTGGTTCCGCTCGGCCTGCTGATCGCCATCGGTGCACCGCTGGCCGGCCCGCTCGGCGCCGAGCTGGGCAAGGCAGCAGCGAACGTGTCGGAGAAGATGAACATCCCGAACCCGCTCGAGCAGTTCGGCCTCGGCGGCGAGACCAACCGTCGCCCGCAGCCGGAGTGGATGCGTCAGATCCAGGTTGAGGCTGACCGTCTGCAGCAGCAGTTCGGCCCGGAGGTCACCCAGGCAGCAGCCATCGGTTTGTCCCTGGCTGGTCTGGCAGCAGGCATTGGCATCCTCGCCGCCCTGTGCAAGGACGGCGAACTGCCGGAGTGGGCCCAGAGCTCCAAGTCAGACGCGAAGGGTTCCTCCAACAAGGGCGAAGGCAAGAGCGACGGTAAGGAGACCGAGGAAACCGCCTAA
- a CDS encoding LURP-one-related/scramblase family protein: MLRENEVIIRQTKIFGRNEFAIEAPTGQPLGTARQTKLNMKDVLSRASRQVDVFDAGGTHLISIEDPIDLIRDSYTVRLVTPAMELARLTSRFKLMGSKFDLDIAGFPEVQVEGKVFNRNYTLTSQGRPIAHVVAEYKGFGRELTGKSDYRVQFEPELSERQHAAILGVVIAIDMWRVKRRQQSS; encoded by the coding sequence ATGCTGCGGGAAAACGAAGTCATTATCCGGCAAACCAAAATCTTCGGCCGCAACGAGTTCGCGATCGAAGCACCCACCGGACAACCCCTTGGCACGGCACGGCAAACGAAGCTCAACATGAAAGACGTGCTGAGCCGGGCCTCGCGCCAAGTCGACGTGTTCGACGCAGGCGGCACGCACCTTATCAGCATCGAAGACCCGATCGACCTCATCCGCGACAGCTACACCGTGCGTCTGGTCACTCCCGCGATGGAGCTGGCGCGGCTGACATCGCGGTTCAAGCTCATGGGCTCAAAATTCGACCTCGACATCGCAGGGTTTCCCGAGGTGCAAGTCGAAGGCAAGGTGTTCAACCGCAACTACACGCTCACATCGCAGGGCCGCCCGATCGCGCACGTGGTCGCGGAATACAAAGGCTTCGGGCGCGAACTGACCGGCAAGTCGGACTACCGGGTGCAGTTCGAGCCGGAGCTGAGCGAACGCCAGCACGCTGCGATCCTCGGTGTGGTCATCGCGATCGACATGTGGCGGGTCAAGCGCCGCCAACAATCCAGCTAG
- a CDS encoding ferritin, translating to MDAKLYEAINQQVTEEYGAAYIYRYLANEMDALSFPGLSEWFAAQASEECDHAQKFAQHLIDRGEHVKPHNIEIDAPEIKTPLDAFEAALAHEKKVSEQIRQITRLADEVGDLGSRPLLNWFLEEQIEEESTVSEIVDQLKLVGKDGSGLLRIDARLAGRSTDSDA from the coding sequence ATCGACGCAAAGCTTTACGAAGCAATCAACCAGCAAGTCACCGAAGAGTACGGTGCCGCCTACATCTACCGCTACCTGGCCAACGAGATGGACGCCCTGTCCTTCCCGGGCCTGAGCGAGTGGTTCGCCGCGCAGGCATCTGAGGAGTGCGACCACGCGCAGAAGTTCGCCCAGCACCTCATTGACCGTGGCGAGCATGTCAAGCCGCACAACATTGAAATCGACGCGCCTGAGATCAAGACCCCGCTCGACGCATTTGAGGCTGCTCTTGCGCACGAGAAGAAGGTCTCGGAGCAGATCCGCCAGATCACTCGCCTGGCCGATGAGGTCGGCGACCTGGGCTCCCGCCCGCTGCTGAACTGGTTCCTGGAGGAGCAGATTGAGGAAGAGTCGACCGTGAGCGAGATCGTCGACCAGCTCAAGCTTGTTGGCAAGGACGGCTCGGGCCTGTTGCGTATCGACGCCCGCCTGGCCGGCCGCTCCACCGACTCCGACGCGTAA
- a CDS encoding N-6 DNA methylase: MPQGSNFSAKRVTATLNRLRAHPEIAGQQAWLRGIAAHSNALRPDLAPVVESYLGVEPLAEDVFENMTIGEIAVCYEAFLALSDSKARKDAGQYFTPDDAAAFMAQHVNRFPQGTWVDPCCGTGVLAWHLARKVDGDVGGFVAKQLILVDIDPVALHTAVVLLSHFLAPGDTAGFEALAARCVVADFLHDDIPAHDFVIMNPPYASTARDDTFATAATRDLFAYFMERVATTSRGFIAVTPASYLGAPKFAGLRLLIDDHLTGGDITVFDNVPDTLFRGYKFGSSNTSKTNFVRAAVTVCPPGASAWRVTPILRWRAASRAALLEKAPHLLAPRQVGQGGEWLKIHPDHQDIWRQMQGWERTIADLVVPGPTEFSLTVATTPRYYISAAFGELSRRSKQVLHFATAHDRDLAAVTLNSSAPYLWWRWHDGGVSLTRRVLMSVPVPDLEPVLIDDIRASERNNLVTKLNAGIVNENVKHPFALVERLNRVVFGRDVDVAAAYAQDLTEVP, translated from the coding sequence GTGCCCCAGGGATCGAACTTCTCCGCAAAGCGTGTCACCGCCACGCTGAACCGCCTGCGCGCGCACCCCGAAATCGCAGGCCAACAGGCATGGCTGCGGGGGATCGCGGCGCACTCGAACGCGTTGCGGCCCGACCTTGCGCCGGTGGTGGAATCCTACCTGGGGGTCGAGCCGCTGGCAGAAGATGTGTTCGAAAACATGACCATCGGGGAGATCGCGGTTTGTTACGAGGCGTTCCTGGCGCTCAGCGACAGTAAGGCGCGCAAGGATGCGGGCCAGTACTTCACGCCGGATGACGCCGCGGCGTTCATGGCCCAGCACGTCAACCGTTTCCCACAGGGCACGTGGGTGGACCCGTGCTGTGGCACTGGGGTGCTCGCGTGGCACCTTGCGCGGAAGGTTGATGGGGATGTGGGGGGCTTCGTCGCAAAGCAGTTGATCCTGGTGGACATCGACCCGGTCGCGCTGCACACCGCGGTGGTGCTGCTGTCGCACTTCCTCGCGCCGGGCGACACCGCAGGCTTTGAAGCGCTCGCCGCGCGTTGTGTGGTGGCCGATTTTCTTCACGACGACATCCCCGCCCACGACTTTGTCATCATGAACCCGCCGTACGCCTCCACTGCGCGCGACGACACGTTCGCCACCGCCGCCACCCGCGACCTGTTCGCCTATTTCATGGAGCGCGTCGCCACCACCAGCCGCGGCTTCATCGCGGTCACGCCCGCCTCCTACCTGGGCGCGCCGAAGTTCGCAGGGCTGCGATTGCTAATCGACGACCACCTCACCGGCGGCGACATCACCGTCTTCGACAACGTCCCCGACACCCTGTTCCGCGGCTACAAGTTCGGCTCGTCGAACACGTCGAAAACCAACTTTGTGCGCGCTGCCGTCACCGTGTGCCCGCCGGGGGCAAGCGCGTGGCGGGTCACGCCGATCTTGCGATGGCGTGCGGCATCAAGGGCAGCCTTGCTGGAAAAGGCACCGCATCTGCTCGCCCCACGGCAGGTCGGTCAGGGAGGGGAGTGGCTGAAAATCCACCCCGACCACCAGGACATCTGGCGGCAGATGCAGGGGTGGGAGCGCACCATCGCCGACCTCGTCGTGCCTGGCCCGACCGAGTTTTCGCTCACCGTAGCCACCACTCCGCGCTACTACATCTCCGCCGCGTTCGGGGAGTTGAGCCGGCGCTCGAAGCAGGTGCTGCACTTCGCCACCGCACACGACCGGGACCTCGCGGCGGTGACGCTGAACTCGTCCGCGCCGTATTTGTGGTGGCGCTGGCACGACGGCGGCGTAAGCCTCACCCGTCGCGTGCTCATGTCCGTGCCAGTGCCCGACCTAGAGCCGGTGCTTATCGACGACATCCGCGCCTCCGAACGCAACAACCTAGTCACCAAACTCAACGCCGGCATTGTCAATGAAAACGTCAAGCACCCCTTCGCCCTTGTGGAGCGGCTCAACCGCGTGGTGTTCGGGCGTGACGTGGACGTGGCGGCGGCGTACGCACAGGACCTCACAGAAGTGCCGTGA
- a CDS encoding aminotransferase class I/II-fold pyridoxal phosphate-dependent enzyme produces the protein MSLKDLDAAQFNELAERTRAQYEELKARNLNLNLTRGKPSAEQLGFSDALLSLPGADDYTDKTGADVRNYGNLDGIADIRELWAEALGVAPENVVAGDSSSLSIMFDLVSFAYIWGTNDSPRPWKDEETVKWICPVPGYDRHFTIVEHFGFEMIQVPMTPTGPDMDLVEELVKDPQVKGMWSVPIFGNPTGITYSAETIERLCAMETAAPDFRLIWDNAYAIHTLTDEFPDNPNVLEISAKHGNPNRFWYMSSTSKITHAGSGVAFFASSKENLDWYNSHAGVRGIGPNKVNQLAHARFFGDVDGLRAHMLKHSGSLAPKFEAVIGILKERLGEYNVAEWTEPTGGYFISLDVKDGSAKRVWELAKEAGITLTKAGASFPGGIDENDENIRLAPSLPPLDEVRTAMDGVATCVLLACIEAHEN, from the coding sequence ATGTCTCTCAAGGACCTGGACGCAGCCCAGTTCAACGAACTCGCCGAGCGCACCCGCGCACAGTACGAGGAACTCAAGGCCCGAAACCTCAACCTGAACCTGACGCGCGGCAAGCCGTCCGCAGAGCAGCTCGGGTTCTCTGACGCGTTGCTGTCGCTGCCGGGGGCGGACGACTACACCGACAAGACCGGCGCTGACGTGCGCAACTACGGCAACCTCGACGGCATTGCGGACATCCGCGAGCTCTGGGCCGAGGCCCTCGGCGTCGCCCCGGAGAACGTCGTCGCGGGTGATTCCTCGAGCCTGAGCATCATGTTCGACCTCGTCTCCTTTGCCTACATCTGGGGCACCAACGATTCGCCACGCCCCTGGAAGGACGAGGAGACCGTCAAGTGGATCTGCCCGGTGCCGGGCTACGACCGCCACTTCACCATCGTCGAGCACTTCGGCTTCGAGATGATCCAGGTGCCGATGACCCCGACCGGCCCCGACATGGACCTCGTCGAGGAACTGGTGAAGGACCCGCAGGTCAAGGGCATGTGGTCGGTGCCGATCTTCGGCAACCCCACCGGCATCACCTACTCCGCCGAGACCATCGAGCGCCTCTGCGCGATGGAGACCGCCGCGCCGGACTTCCGCCTGATCTGGGACAACGCGTACGCGATCCACACGCTGACCGACGAGTTCCCGGACAACCCGAACGTCCTCGAGATCTCCGCGAAGCACGGCAACCCGAACCGCTTCTGGTACATGTCGTCCACCTCCAAGATCACGCACGCTGGCTCGGGCGTGGCGTTCTTTGCCTCCTCCAAGGAGAACCTGGACTGGTACAACAGCCACGCCGGTGTGCGCGGCATCGGGCCGAACAAGGTCAACCAGTTGGCACACGCTCGCTTCTTTGGCGATGTCGACGGCCTGCGCGCCCACATGCTCAAGCACTCCGGTTCGCTCGCCCCGAAGTTCGAGGCTGTCATCGGCATCCTCAAGGAGCGCCTCGGCGAGTACAACGTCGCCGAGTGGACCGAGCCGACCGGCGGCTACTTCATCTCCCTGGACGTCAAGGACGGCTCCGCCAAGCGCGTCTGGGAACTGGCCAAGGAGGCCGGCATCACCCTGACCAAGGCCGGCGCATCCTTCCCGGGCGGCATCGACGAAAACGACGAGAACATCCGCCTCGCACCGTCCCTGCCGCCGCTCGACGAGGTCCGCACCGCCATGGACGGCGTTGCCACCTGCGTGCTGCTCGCATGCATCGAGGCGCATGAAAACTGA
- a CDS encoding DNA polymerase III subunit gamma and tau, with translation MALYRKYRPATFGEVVGQEQVTRPLSTALDNNRISHAYLFSGPRGCGKTSSARILARSLNCAEGPTSTPCGVCPSCISLAPGGNGNLDVMEIDAASHGGVEDMRDLRERALYAPSDSRYRVFIIDEAHMISKEGNNALLKIVEEPPAHLIFIFATTEPEKMLGTIRSRTHNYPFRLLAPQAMRSLLERIVADEGVTVDENVYPLVIRAGGGSPRDTLSILDQLLAGAGPDGLIYDLALPLLGVTDLTLLDAAVNAIASGDGSAMFHTIDEVIESGHEPRRFALDLLDRMRDLLLIRTVPDAFGQGLVDAPTDRSEILKHQAELFTPAHLSALATEVNDRLPDLAGATSPRLLLEIMMAHLLTVSVGGGAVGAAGAGAGAVGSAGSAGGSAGAPSGAAGGGGAAAAAAAAAAAASSRTASRKPAPAPAQPAQQQPTPEPQAAAAQPAPEQRAQQTPPPEPQQPASEPPHEPAPQPEPQREPEPAQPASQQPAPQPDTDDLYQRIERDWTRLRQSVGARNQVAEIMLTEAKPLGFDNDTLVVGHHTGALADRINAERNNADIVAVFTEKLGTPIKVRCVVGTNPDAAHVKRPEPREVWNPGEGSSSSEKPEDPAPANSWQAAVAAASQKAAERAKRERDDIPPPPEPAEPFEEAEPEYTREDEERDMAQEARDGERTADRRDATEVAMDLLAAELGAKPL, from the coding sequence GTGGCTCTGTACAGGAAATACCGCCCCGCAACATTCGGCGAAGTCGTCGGGCAAGAACAAGTAACCCGGCCGTTGTCCACCGCGCTGGACAACAACCGCATCTCGCACGCCTACCTGTTCTCCGGCCCACGAGGCTGCGGCAAAACATCATCCGCCCGCATCCTCGCACGCTCACTCAACTGCGCCGAAGGACCAACCTCCACCCCCTGCGGCGTATGCCCCTCCTGCATCTCCCTCGCCCCCGGCGGCAACGGAAACCTCGACGTCATGGAAATCGACGCAGCCTCCCACGGCGGCGTCGAAGACATGCGCGACCTGCGCGAACGCGCCCTGTACGCACCCAGCGACTCACGCTACCGCGTCTTCATCATCGACGAAGCCCACATGATCTCCAAAGAGGGCAACAACGCGCTGCTCAAAATCGTCGAAGAACCACCCGCCCACCTCATCTTCATCTTCGCCACCACCGAACCCGAAAAGATGCTGGGCACCATCCGCTCGCGCACCCACAACTACCCATTCCGCCTCCTCGCACCCCAAGCCATGCGTTCCCTTCTCGAGCGCATCGTTGCCGACGAAGGCGTCACCGTCGACGAAAACGTCTACCCCCTGGTCATCCGCGCCGGCGGCGGCTCCCCGCGCGACACCCTGTCCATCCTCGACCAACTCCTCGCCGGCGCCGGACCCGACGGCCTGATCTACGACCTCGCCCTGCCACTGTTGGGCGTCACGGACCTCACACTTCTCGACGCCGCCGTCAACGCCATCGCATCTGGCGACGGCTCCGCCATGTTCCACACCATCGACGAAGTCATCGAATCCGGCCACGAACCCCGCCGCTTCGCCCTCGACCTCCTCGACCGCATGCGCGACCTCCTCCTGATCCGCACCGTCCCCGACGCATTCGGGCAAGGGCTTGTCGACGCCCCCACCGACCGCTCCGAAATCCTCAAACACCAAGCCGAACTCTTCACCCCCGCCCATCTGTCCGCCCTGGCCACCGAAGTCAACGACCGACTCCCAGACCTCGCCGGCGCCACCTCGCCCCGCCTGCTCCTCGAAATCATGATGGCGCACCTCCTCACCGTCAGCGTTGGCGGTGGCGCGGTGGGCGCGGCCGGTGCTGGGGCTGGGGCTGTTGGCTCTGCCGGTTCTGCCGGTGGTTCTGCTGGCGCTCCTTCCGGCGCCGCTGGCGGGGGAGGCGCTGCAGCCGCCGCAGCCGCTGCAGCCGCCGCCGCAAGCTCCCGCACCGCCTCGCGCAAACCCGCGCCCGCGCCCGCACAGCCTGCGCAGCAACAGCCAACTCCCGAACCGCAAGCCGCGGCTGCTCAACCGGCACCCGAGCAGCGAGCGCAGCAGACGCCGCCGCCCGAACCACAGCAGCCTGCGTCGGAACCGCCGCACGAACCCGCGCCGCAACCGGAACCGCAGCGTGAACCCGAACCTGCCCAACCCGCGTCGCAGCAACCCGCGCCACAACCGGACACGGACGACCTATACCAGCGCATCGAACGCGACTGGACCCGCCTGCGCCAATCCGTCGGCGCACGCAACCAGGTCGCCGAAATCATGCTGACGGAGGCGAAACCGCTCGGCTTCGACAACGACACCCTCGTCGTCGGCCATCACACCGGGGCGCTCGCCGACCGCATCAACGCCGAACGCAACAACGCAGACATCGTCGCAGTGTTCACCGAGAAGCTCGGGACGCCGATCAAGGTCCGTTGCGTGGTCGGCACCAACCCCGACGCCGCCCACGTCAAGCGGCCAGAACCGAGGGAGGTGTGGAATCCGGGGGAGGGGTCGTCGTCAAGCGAAAAGCCCGAAGACCCTGCCCCCGCCAACAGTTGGCAAGCCGCAGTCGCCGCAGCCAGCCAAAAAGCCGCCGAACGCGCCAAACGCGAACGCGACGACATCCCACCACCACCCGAACCGGCCGAACCCTTCGAAGAAGCCGAACCCGAATACACACGCGAAGACGAAGAACGCGACATGGCCCAAGAAGCACGCGACGGAGAACGAACAGCAGACCGCCGCGACGCCACCGAAGTCGCCATGGACCTCCTCGCCGCCGAACTCGGAGCCAAACCCCTCTAA
- a CDS encoding YbaB/EbfC family nucleoid-associated protein, which produces MTQPQDMQELIRQAAEVQAALQQAQMELLQTEVTGTAGGGLVAVTMTGGAEITDLTIKPEAVDPEDVETLQDLILAAYRDAHDQAGKLAEEKIAPLTGGAMGGGAPQGGAPQAGPGEIPFGGIV; this is translated from the coding sequence ATGACCCAGCCACAGGACATGCAGGAACTCATCCGCCAGGCCGCCGAAGTGCAGGCCGCACTCCAGCAGGCACAGATGGAACTGCTGCAGACCGAGGTCACCGGCACCGCAGGCGGCGGCCTCGTTGCCGTCACCATGACCGGCGGCGCCGAAATCACCGACCTGACCATCAAGCCGGAAGCCGTTGACCCGGAGGACGTCGAGACGCTGCAGGACCTCATCCTCGCCGCATACCGCGACGCCCATGACCAGGCCGGCAAGCTCGCCGAAGAGAAGATCGCCCCGCTGACCGGCGGCGCAATGGGTGGCGGCGCACCGCAGGGTGGCGCCCCGCAGGCAGGCCCGGGCGAGATCCCGTTCGGCGGCATCGTCTAA
- the recR gene encoding recombination mediator RecR translates to MFEGPLQDLIDEFSRLPGIGPKSAQRIAFHLLKTEPEDIDRLRTALAAVRDGVTFCRICNNVSREEVCRICADSSRDKTLVCVVEDAKDIQVIERTGEYSGRYHVLGGSLDPLANVGPKDLAIAPLLQRIGGVLDDVDGADNPDVTEVILATDPDTEGEATASYLARLLKDFPSLTVSRLASGMPLGGDLEFVDELTLSRALTGRLKL, encoded by the coding sequence GTGTTTGAAGGACCGCTGCAAGACCTTATCGACGAATTCTCGCGCCTCCCCGGCATCGGCCCCAAATCCGCGCAACGTATCGCGTTTCATTTGCTGAAGACGGAGCCGGAGGACATCGATAGGCTGCGCACCGCCCTAGCCGCCGTGCGCGACGGGGTGACGTTTTGTCGCATCTGCAACAACGTCTCGCGCGAGGAAGTGTGCCGCATCTGTGCCGATTCGAGCCGCGACAAGACGCTGGTGTGCGTGGTGGAGGACGCGAAGGACATCCAGGTCATTGAGCGCACGGGGGAGTATTCGGGCCGCTATCACGTGTTGGGCGGGTCGTTGGATCCGTTGGCGAATGTCGGCCCGAAGGATCTGGCCATCGCGCCGTTGTTGCAGCGCATTGGCGGTGTGCTTGACGACGTCGACGGCGCCGACAACCCCGACGTCACCGAAGTCATCTTGGCTACCGACCCTGATACGGAGGGGGAGGCGACGGCGTCGTATTTGGCGCGTCTGTTGAAGGACTTCCCGTCGCTGACGGTGTCGCGCTTGGCGTCGGGTATGCCGCTTGGCGGGGACTTGGAGTTTGTCGACGAGCTGACACTCTCCCGCGCGTTAACCGGGCGCCTCAAGCTGTGA